The DNA sequence AAGACAATAAGAAACATGGTTCCGATAATTTCTGCAACAAATTCACTCATGAAACAAATAATTTTTGTGGTTTAACTTTTTGAGACGCTTTCAAATCCATTTGATTTAATGAGCAAACACTATTTATTTTCATCTTCGAGAAAATATCCATTGGCCAGACTGGTAAAACGCTCCACCTCTTCTTTTTGCCACTGTTCGTCTTTGCCGAGCTCTTCCGCCAGAATGCGGGCCACTTCAGGTGCCATGTCAACAGCAGCCCGGGCATCCAGGGGCAAGGCTCTGACCCGTCTTGCAAGGACATCATCAACACTACATGCCATTTCATTTCTTGCCGCCCAGACCACTTCAGCTTTTGTGAAATCCAAACGCTCATCCAGACGTTCGGCAAGGTCAGGTTCCTGCTCCATCAACTCATCTATGGCTTTTTTATCCGAACCATATACATAGAGGTGGTTGTTCCGGTCAACATCCTCTAAGTAACCATGTATAGGCAGATTTTTGGTCTTCGGTTTTTTCGGCTCAAGGCCGTTCACTTTAATGGCCTTATTTATTGTATCCTCTCCCATCTTACGGTAGGTGGTCCATTTGCCGCCCGTTAAGGTTATCAAACCTGAAGAAGAAACCATCACTTTATGGCTCCGGGAAATTTCCTTGGTATTCTTCCCTGCACCTTCCGGAGCTGCAAGCGGACGCAAACCTGCAAAGATGCTCTTCACGTCGCTTCGTTTAGGGGCCTTATCCAGGTATTTTCCCGCAGTAGTCAGTACAAACTCGATTTCCTCTTCCAGGGCTCTCGGCTCAAGGGAAGGATGATCCACCTGCGTATCCGTTGTGCCTACCACTACCTTACCCCTCCAGGGTACAGCAAAGAGCACCCGCCCGTCACTGGTTTTGGGGATCATAATGGCATAATCGCTTTGCAGAAACTCCTTATCAAGCACAATATGAATACCCTGGCTGGGCATAATGCGTCTGGGTGAATCGGGTTCGTCCATTTTCAGA is a window from the Bacteroidales bacterium genome containing:
- a CDS encoding glycerol-3-phosphate dehydrogenase/oxidase, with translation MKREHLVNQLKDHKQPWDVAVIGGGASGLGTALDAAARGYRTVLLEMADFSKGTSSRSTKLVHGGVRYLAQGDVFLVMEALRERGLLRKNAPHLVKNQSFVIPNFEWWGGPFYTLGLKMYDLMAGRLSLGPSVHISKKKTLQYLPTIRKDGLHGGVVYRDGQFDDSRLAVNMAQTIVDLNGVVLNHCKVIDLVKDGNGRVKGVKAMDEESGEEYTIHAKSVVNATGVFADDILKMDEPDSPRRIMPSQGIHIVLDKEFLQSDYAIMIPKTSDGRVLFAVPWRGKVVVGTTDTQVDHPSLEPRALEEEIEFVLTTAGKYLDKAPKRSDVKSIFAGLRPLAAPEGAGKNTKEISRSHKVMVSSSGLITLTGGKWTTYRKMGEDTINKAIKVNGLEPKKPKTKNLPIHGYLEDVDRNNHLYVYGSDKKAIDELMEQEPDLAERLDERLDFTKAEVVWAARNEMACSVDDVLARRVRALPLDARAAVDMAPEVARILAEELGKDEQWQKEEVERFTSLANGYFLEDENK